In Montipora foliosa isolate CH-2021 chromosome 13, ASM3666993v2, whole genome shotgun sequence, one DNA window encodes the following:
- the LOC137984019 gene encoding histone acetyltransferase KAT7-like: MPKRKRLKPIKDSSDESDFEVDVVDVSDSSSDAQKSPPSPSKRSSNHRPLRSSAKGRRKSSRLDFRTKDFSEDNQECCICHGFENKDEEELLQCSKCSTVGHRVCLQLSKDSYPMLDSLSWQCKDCKVCYLCKAVESEVELEACVTCDRGLHSLCVALKLKGAERGAGQCHECPSSSGETTPQSPSFSVVVKKRGRPRKLHTASETSQTDCESERSPNTSLALDNTSKNKRTTSFKKVKCCPTPGCDGRGHMTGKFDMHHTLSGCPKYHNMTAQECKDKAKEREKELAMSPDTKRSKRHSVSPKDLPKKSLRSKVQLSFMPEKIRAAVTSKEITPQEHSLQNNRGRSSNVTSRDPLVSSNGQSTEAYRNGIAAMEQLDEETLRELTSENDLKMFKDAWRKAIEANEEEMLPINGRAGIRCIEFGSYEIDTWYSSPYPEEFQRLRKIYICEFCLKYMKSQTVLRRHVAKCNNRYPPGDEIYRKNGLSIFEVDGKKHKVYCQNLCLLAKLFLDHKTLYYDVEPFLFYVMTTADSVGCHMVGYFSKEKKSFLNYNVSCILTLPIYMKQGYGKMLIDFSYLLSKVEGKVGSPEKPLSDLGLISYRSYWKSILLKYLKNFGFDVISIKDISQETALHPSDIVSTLQYLGILKYWKGKHVILRANDLFDKYERKISSRPATYQEIDSSCLSWFPPTDQDSKD, from the exons ATGCCGAAACGTAAG CGATTGAAGCCCATCAAGGACTCATCAGATGAGTCAGACTTCGAGGTGGATGTTGTGGACGTCTCTGACAGCAGTAGTGATGCCCAAAAAAGTCCTCCTTCACCCAGCAAGAGATCATCGAACCATCGACCTCTGAGGAGCTCAGCAAAAG GGAGAAGGAAATCATCAAGGCTTGATTTTCGTACAAAAGATTTTTCAGAAGACAATCAAGAATGTTGCATCTGTCATGGCTTTGAGAATAAAGATGAAGAAGAGCTATTGCAATGTTCAAAGTGTTCAACTGTTG GGCACAGGGTGTGTCTGCAATTATCCAAAGATTCCTATCCCATGTTGGATAGTTTATCGTGGCAATGCAAAGACTGTAAAGTGTGTTACTTATGCAAGGCAGTTGAAAGTGAG GTCGAACTGGAGGCTTGTGTTACCTGTGACAGAGGTCTTCACTCATTGTGTGTTGCACTAAAACTAAAGGGTGCAGAACGAGGAGCAGGTCAATGCCACGAATGTCCGTCATCAAGTGGTGAAACAACTCCACAGTCTCCTAGCTTCAGTGTCGTCGTGAAGAAGCGTGGTCGCCCAAGGAAGCTCCATACAGCATCCGAGACATCCCAAACAGATTGTGAATCCGAGAGATCGCCTAACACTTCTCTTGCACTGGATAACACTTCGAAAAACAAGAGGACGACTTCGTTCAAGAAAGTAAAGTGCTGTCCCACCCCTGGCTGTGATGGACGTGGTCACATGACTGGCAAATTTGACATGCATCACACTCTGTCTGGGTGTCCAAAATATCACAACATGACTGCACAAGAATGCAAG GACAAAGCTAAGGAAAGGGAAAAGGAATTGGCAATGTCACCAGATACGAAAAGAAGCAAAAGACATAGCGTTTCTCCGAAAGATCTTCCCAAGAAATCATTGCGGAGCAAG GTTCAGTTATCCTTTATGCCTGAGAAAATCCGCGCAGCCGTCACCAGTAAGGAAATCACACCACAGGAACACAGTTTACAGAACAACCGCGGACGAAGCAGCAACGTCACAAGTAGAGATCCACTCGTTAGCTCGAATGGTCAAAGCACCGAAGCGTATCGCAACGGTATTGCTGCCATGGAGCAGTTAGACGAGGAGACGCTCAGGGAATTAACTTCAGAGaatgatttgaaaatgtttaaaGACGCTTGGAGAAAAGCTATAGAGGCCAATGAAGAG GAAATGCTACCAATAAACGGAAGAGCTGGAATACGCTGCATCGAGTTTGGATCATATGAGATCGATACATGGTATTCTTCTCCTTATCCAGAGGAATTTCAAAGACTACGTAAAATTTACATTTGTGAATTCTGTCTTAAATACATGAAGAGCCAAACTGTATTGAGAAGACACGTG GCAAAATGCAACAATAGATATCCACCAGGAGATGAAATCTACCGAAAGAATGGTCTGTCGATATTTGAGGTGGATGGAAAAAAGCACAAG GTATATTGCCAGAACTTGTGTCTATTAGCCAAGCTCTTCCTGGATCATAAGACTCTTTACTATGATGTGGAACCTTTCCTGTTCTATGTCATGACAACTGCGGACTCAGTCGGCTGTCATATGGTCGGTTATTTCTCGAAG GAAAAGAAGTCCTTTCTGAATTACAACGTTTCCTGCATTCTGACATTGCCGATTTATATGAAGCAAGGATATGGAAAAATGCTGATCGATTTTA GTTATCTTTTGTCCAAAGTTGAGGGAAAGGTTGGTTCACCAGAGAAGCCTTTGTCAGATTTAGGACTTATCAGTTACCGCAGTTATTGGAAGAGTATTTTACTTAAGTACCTGAAAAACTTTGGTTTTGACGTGATATCCATTAAAG acATAAGTCAGGAGACAGCGCTCCATCCCAGTGACATCGTTAGCACTCTACAATATCTGGGTATTTTGAAATATTGGAAAGGAAAGCACGTGATTCTGAGAGCCAAC GATCTCTTTGATAAATATGAAAGAAAGATTTCATCCAGGCCAGCTACTTACCAAGAGATCGATTCGAGCTGTCTCTCGTGGTTTCCGCCCACCGATCAGGACAGCAAAGATTAA